A window of Amycolatopsis sp. AA4 contains these coding sequences:
- a CDS encoding MFS transporter: protein MTALRSGGAAELLRIGAFRRVFASNVVNGFGSSIAPVALAFAVVGGGSGGSSLAVVLALNIVPTVVFLLYGGALADRVSRSRLLFAGRLSAALVQAAVAAVVAVDARATLLLGGLSFLSGAAAAISRPAQQGILRQIVPEHLIQQANALARFPQNAVRVAGPAVGGLVISVSSPAVGLAVDAASFVLSALLVLGLDLGSVTTARGTLRQDFAEGWSQFLSRTWMWTYTLSGTAVLSAWMAGNALLGPVVAADRYHGAAGWGALQAGFAAGMVAGSGLALAWKPRRLLTVALCVSCGLALPLAAMGAHAPFAIVMTAMLLAGLAMDIASVAWNVVLASHVEDRLQGRLFAINAFGETAAIPLGYILVAVALPVVSPGPLLLAAAALIVLACLANLLVPQVHSIVRDPQHA, encoded by the coding sequence GTGACCGCGCTGCGCAGCGGCGGCGCGGCGGAGCTGCTGCGCATCGGCGCGTTCCGGCGCGTGTTCGCCTCGAATGTCGTCAACGGTTTCGGATCGTCGATCGCTCCGGTCGCGCTCGCTTTCGCCGTGGTCGGCGGCGGCAGCGGCGGGTCGTCTCTCGCGGTGGTCCTCGCGCTCAACATCGTGCCCACCGTGGTGTTCCTGCTCTACGGCGGAGCGCTGGCCGACCGCGTGTCCCGGTCGCGGCTGCTGTTCGCCGGCCGGCTGAGCGCCGCGCTCGTCCAAGCGGCGGTCGCGGCGGTCGTGGCCGTCGACGCCCGCGCGACGCTCCTGCTCGGGGGCCTGTCCTTCCTCTCCGGAGCCGCCGCGGCGATATCACGGCCCGCGCAACAAGGGATCCTGCGGCAGATCGTGCCCGAACACCTCATCCAGCAGGCCAACGCACTCGCCCGGTTCCCCCAGAACGCGGTCCGCGTCGCCGGACCGGCCGTCGGCGGGCTGGTGATCAGCGTCTCCTCCCCAGCGGTGGGCCTGGCCGTCGACGCCGCCAGCTTCGTCCTGTCGGCACTGCTGGTGCTCGGCCTCGACCTCGGCTCCGTCACGACCGCGCGCGGCACCCTCCGGCAGGACTTCGCCGAAGGATGGTCACAGTTCCTGTCCCGGACCTGGATGTGGACCTACACCCTGTCCGGGACGGCAGTCCTGTCCGCGTGGATGGCCGGCAACGCGCTGCTAGGCCCCGTCGTCGCGGCCGACCGCTACCACGGCGCAGCCGGCTGGGGCGCGCTGCAGGCCGGTTTCGCCGCCGGCATGGTCGCGGGCAGCGGACTCGCCCTGGCCTGGAAACCCCGCAGACTGCTGACAGTAGCGCTCTGCGTGTCCTGCGGGCTCGCGCTCCCGCTCGCCGCGATGGGAGCGCACGCGCCGTTCGCGATCGTGATGACCGCGATGCTCCTCGCCGGGCTCGCCATGGACATCGCGAGCGTGGCCTGGAACGTCGTCCTCGCCTCCCACGTCGAGGACCGGCTTCAAGGACGCCTGTTCGCGATCAACGCCTTCGGCGAAACCGCCGCCATCCCGCTCGGATACATCCTCGTCGCCGTCGCCCTGCCCGTCGTGTCGCCCGGCCCGCTGTTGCTCGCCGCCGCTGCGCTCATCGTCCTGGCATGCCTGGCCAATCTCCTCGTCCCCCAGGTGCACAGCATCGTCCGCGACCCTCAGCACGCATGA
- a CDS encoding YcaO-like family protein — MLDKKIVLPGTHRARAPEDTWALIEPLLPGYGVTRVADVTGLDCIGVPVFLAVRPASETLSVAQGKGHDPILAKLSAVMETLEQQHAEHPGNERRTALARDLDLQYDVANLNARVTADAFDLLVLDWYRGVGLRSGTPTWIPCDVVDLAFTSTRDWQPVPFDASSNGLASGNTHDEAVLHGLYEVIERDVVSTLKEHAPDHRVFLDPRSISSPFCQDTIRRLDDAGVQLELALVPNPYALPVAVACIWSQDYPAVCAGAGAHSDPAVAVSRALTEAVQTRLTEITGTRDDIPSEIDVFSSVCDEPRFTVTGLDWDLAVEGLGFQDTSLSSELATLARRVEAVSGHEPIVLDLSTRPDVFSVVKVVGPGLRTMLRNDIPRYSPRADEAAQSAPLASGAKDRG, encoded by the coding sequence ATGCTGGATAAGAAGATCGTCCTCCCCGGAACCCACCGGGCCAGGGCCCCGGAGGACACCTGGGCGCTGATCGAGCCGCTGCTGCCCGGCTACGGCGTGACCCGGGTCGCCGACGTCACCGGCCTCGACTGCATCGGCGTGCCCGTGTTCCTCGCGGTGCGCCCCGCATCGGAAACCCTGTCGGTGGCACAAGGCAAAGGCCACGACCCCATCCTGGCGAAGCTGTCCGCGGTCATGGAAACCCTCGAACAGCAACACGCCGAACATCCCGGCAACGAGCGGCGCACCGCCCTCGCCCGGGACCTCGACCTGCAGTATGACGTCGCGAACCTCAACGCGCGCGTCACGGCCGACGCGTTCGACCTGCTCGTCCTCGACTGGTACCGCGGCGTCGGCCTGCGCAGCGGTACGCCGACCTGGATCCCCTGCGACGTCGTAGACCTGGCCTTCACCAGCACCCGCGACTGGCAGCCCGTCCCGTTCGACGCCAGCAGCAACGGCCTGGCCTCGGGCAACACCCACGACGAGGCGGTCCTGCACGGCCTGTACGAGGTCATCGAACGCGACGTCGTGTCGACGCTGAAAGAACACGCGCCCGACCACCGGGTCTTCCTCGACCCGCGCAGCATCAGCTCGCCGTTCTGCCAGGACACCATCCGCCGCCTCGACGACGCGGGCGTCCAGCTGGAGCTCGCCCTGGTGCCCAACCCGTACGCGCTGCCCGTCGCGGTCGCCTGCATCTGGTCGCAGGACTACCCGGCCGTGTGCGCGGGAGCGGGCGCGCACAGCGATCCCGCCGTGGCGGTGTCGCGGGCGCTGACCGAAGCCGTGCAGACGCGCCTGACCGAGATCACCGGGACACGCGACGACATTCCGTCCGAAATCGACGTCTTCTCCTCGGTCTGCGACGAGCCGCGCTTCACCGTCACCGGCCTCGACTGGGACCTGGCGGTCGAAGGCCTCGGGTTCCAGGACACCAGCCTCAGCAGCGAGCTGGCCACGCTCGCACGGCGCGTTGAAGCCGTCAGCGGGCACGAACCGATCGTGCTCGACCTGTCCACGCGCCCGGACGTGTTCTCCGTCGTCAAAGTCGTCGGCCCCGGGCTGCGCACGATGCTGCGCAACGACATCCCCCGGTACTCGCCGCGCGCGGACGAGGCCGCCCAGTCGGCTCCGCTCGCGTCCGGGGCGAAGGACCGCGGATGA